In a single window of the Aminomonas paucivorans DSM 12260 genome:
- the queD gene encoding 6-carboxytetrahydropterin synthase QueD yields the protein MRLRRDFTFDAAHNLVAYHGKCERLHGHTYRLGVTLEGTPDEEGMVLDFVELKRIVREQVLDQVDHAYLNDLVPQPTAENLARWAFQRLDAPLHRPHCRLTSVEVFETADSSVTFYREDLS from the coding sequence ATGCGCCTTCGGCGGGATTTCACCTTTGATGCGGCCCATAACCTGGTGGCGTACCACGGCAAGTGCGAACGCCTTCACGGACACACCTACCGTCTGGGGGTGACCCTGGAGGGGACGCCGGACGAAGAGGGGATGGTCCTCGACTTCGTGGAACTGAAGCGGATCGTGCGGGAACAGGTCCTGGACCAGGTGGACCATGCCTACCTGAACGACCTGGTGCCCCAGCCCACGGCGGAGAACCTGGCGCGCTGGGCCTTCCAGCGTCTCGATGCTCCCCTGCACCGTCCCCACTGCCGCCTGACGTCGGTGGAGGTCTTCGAGACCGCCGACAGCTCCGTCACCTTCTACCGGGAGGACCTTTCATGA
- the folE2 gene encoding GTP cyclohydrolase FolE2 — translation MRDVQNEPDLRNIPLDRVGVSDLSYPIEVRDRDHKVQRTVARIAMAVSLPRDYRGTHMSRFVEVLESMGGQVTVHRMDSLVALLQERLAAQSAEVEFRFPYFIQRHAPQSGAASLTRYDVVFRASRQEDRFDLVTTVRAPVLTLCPCSREISEAGAHNQRAHVTLSVRMASIVWIEELADLAERCASCPVYSLLKREDEKHVTEQAYHNPRFVEDVAREAALALDGDPRIPWYRVTVKSHESIHNHDAFASLERDRRSPEVAP, via the coding sequence ATGAGAGACGTGCAGAACGAGCCGGATCTGCGGAACATCCCCCTGGACCGGGTGGGGGTCTCGGACCTTTCCTACCCCATCGAGGTGCGGGACCGGGACCACAAGGTCCAACGCACCGTGGCCCGCATCGCCATGGCGGTCTCCCTCCCCCGGGACTACCGGGGTACCCACATGAGCCGCTTCGTGGAGGTGCTGGAGTCCATGGGGGGGCAGGTGACGGTGCACCGGATGGACTCCCTGGTGGCCCTGCTTCAGGAGCGCCTGGCGGCGCAGAGCGCGGAGGTGGAGTTCCGGTTCCCCTACTTCATCCAGCGCCACGCCCCCCAAAGCGGCGCCGCGAGCCTGACCCGGTACGACGTGGTTTTCCGGGCCTCCCGGCAGGAGGACCGGTTCGACCTGGTGACCACCGTGCGGGCCCCGGTGCTGACCCTGTGCCCCTGCTCCCGGGAGATCTCCGAGGCGGGGGCCCACAACCAGCGGGCCCACGTGACCCTTTCGGTGCGCATGGCGTCCATCGTGTGGATCGAGGAGCTTGCGGACCTGGCGGAGCGCTGTGCCTCCTGCCCCGTGTACAGCCTTCTGAAGAGGGAGGACGAAAAGCACGTCACGGAGCAGGCCTATCACAACCCCCGATTCGTGGAGGACGTGGCCCGGGAGGCGGCCCTCGCCCTGGACGGGGACCCTCGGATTCCCTGGTACCGCGTCACCGTGAAGAGCCACGAAAGCATCCACAACCACGATGCCTTCGCCAGCCTGGAGAGGGACCGTCGGTCCCCGGAGGTGGCCCCATGA
- a CDS encoding class I SAM-dependent rRNA methyltransferase, whose amino-acid sequence MTGTVRLSLAPEGVRRLTARHPWVYRGHLAKGTGEARPGDWVALCDRGRPLAWGWFGPGAIAVRVLAFQEVPDPLELVRRRLDEALAWRRRWCPDEEAFRWVHGEGDGLPGLIVDVYGRHASVQMLVSGWAIRAKVLVECLLERLPLEGVVLRNDGKHLEKEGLVREVRLLAGTLPADGTAEARIGSLRQRVDLMGGQKTGAYLDVRHWVRPLLERFEGARVLDAFSYQGHFGLHALAAGAERVVALEQSDEAVALAVRGRGINALPDRMEWMRGNAFDSLRELERRGDRFDVAVLDPPPFSPSRGQLEGARRGYKDLALRAFRLLEPGGTLLFGSCSHAFSRELLLSTLEDAARDARAVFRVAGSLGQPADHPAVGQVPESDYLKGFLLGVDHERKA is encoded by the coding sequence ATGACCGGTACGGTGCGCCTTTCTCTGGCCCCGGAGGGGGTCCGACGCCTGACGGCCCGGCATCCCTGGGTCTACCGGGGGCACCTGGCCAAGGGAACCGGAGAGGCTCGCCCGGGGGACTGGGTGGCCCTGTGCGACCGGGGGCGTCCCCTGGCCTGGGGCTGGTTCGGGCCCGGGGCCATCGCCGTGCGGGTGCTGGCCTTCCAGGAAGTCCCGGACCCCCTGGAACTGGTGCGGCGTCGTCTGGACGAGGCCCTGGCCTGGAGACGTCGCTGGTGCCCCGACGAGGAGGCCTTCCGCTGGGTCCACGGGGAGGGAGACGGGCTGCCGGGGCTGATCGTGGACGTCTACGGGCGGCACGCCTCGGTGCAGATGCTGGTTTCGGGTTGGGCCATCCGGGCGAAGGTCCTGGTGGAGTGCCTGCTGGAGCGGCTGCCCCTGGAGGGGGTGGTGCTGCGCAACGACGGAAAGCATCTGGAGAAGGAGGGGCTTGTCCGGGAGGTGCGGCTTCTCGCCGGGACCCTTCCCGCCGACGGCACCGCGGAGGCTCGGATCGGCTCCCTGCGCCAGCGGGTGGACCTGATGGGAGGCCAGAAGACCGGGGCCTACCTGGACGTGCGCCACTGGGTCCGTCCCCTCCTGGAGCGTTTCGAGGGGGCGCGGGTCCTGGACGCCTTCAGCTACCAGGGGCACTTCGGCCTCCACGCCCTGGCGGCGGGGGCGGAACGGGTGGTGGCCCTGGAGCAGTCCGACGAGGCCGTGGCCCTGGCGGTCCGGGGCCGGGGGATCAACGCCCTGCCGGATCGGATGGAGTGGATGCGGGGCAACGCCTTCGACTCCCTGCGGGAGCTGGAGCGGCGAGGGGACCGATTCGACGTCGCCGTGCTGGACCCGCCTCCCTTTTCCCCCTCCCGGGGGCAGCTGGAGGGGGCCCGTCGGGGGTACAAGGACCTGGCCCTTAGGGCCTTCCGGCTCCTGGAGCCCGGGGGGACCCTGCTCTTCGGGTCCTGCAGCCACGCCTTTTCCCGGGAGCTGCTCCTGTCCACCCTGGAGGACGCGGCCCGGGACGCCCGGGCCGTCTTCCGCGTGGCCGGATCCCTGGGGCAGCCGGCGGACCACCCCGCGGTGGGGCAGGTGCCCGAGTCGGACTATTTGAAGGGTTTCCTTTTGGGGGTAGACCATGAACGGAAGGCATGA
- a CDS encoding HAD family hydrolase, with product MNGRHEVPGGMGAVLFDFDMTLVDSSHAITHCMNGLAESRGLRLLTREEVLSTIGLPIEEAWRVLWGRYDPAWTEEYRARFRGVEQSLLRPFPGTVSVLRSLRERDIRTGVVSNRRFARVAVEATGLVPLADVVVGLEDVERPKPDPQSVLLALDRLGVPPEAAAYVGDTDIDMATARAAGTLGVGMTTGAFDRAGLLAAGASLVLDDLRELEGALGLASLEVPRVGS from the coding sequence ATGAACGGAAGGCATGAGGTACCAGGCGGCATGGGGGCGGTTCTCTTCGATTTCGACATGACCCTGGTGGATTCCAGCCACGCCATCACCCACTGCATGAACGGTCTGGCGGAATCCCGGGGGCTTCGCCTCCTCACCCGGGAGGAAGTGCTCTCCACCATAGGCCTGCCCATCGAGGAGGCCTGGCGGGTGCTGTGGGGGCGTTACGACCCCGCCTGGACGGAGGAGTACCGTGCCCGCTTCCGGGGGGTGGAGCAGTCCCTGCTGCGGCCCTTCCCCGGGACCGTCTCCGTCCTGCGCTCCCTGCGGGAAAGGGACATCCGCACCGGGGTGGTGTCCAACCGGCGGTTCGCCCGGGTGGCGGTGGAGGCCACGGGTCTGGTGCCCCTGGCGGACGTGGTGGTGGGGCTGGAGGATGTGGAGCGTCCCAAGCCGGACCCCCAGTCGGTCCTGCTGGCCCTGGATCGCTTGGGGGTTCCCCCGGAGGCGGCGGCCTACGTGGGGGACACGGACATCGACATGGCCACGGCAAGGGCGGCGGGGACTCTCGGGGTGGGGATGACCACCGGGGCCTTCGATCGGGCGGGTCTTCTGGCGGCGGGGGCGTCGCTGGTGCTGGACGATCTGAGGGAATTGGAGGGTGCCCTGGGGCTGGCCTCCCTGGAGGTTCCGAGGGTCGGATCATGA
- a CDS encoding ribonucleotide reductase N-terminal alpha domain-containing protein has protein sequence MTRPVPDLGENALKVLEKRYLRRDEAGNLAETPEGLFVRVAEAVAAPEAAHGGDPKAWAEVFYGLMARGDFLPNSPTLMNAGTPLGQLSACFVLPVGDSMEEIFDALKHTALVHKSGGGTGFDFSDLRPAGDRVRSTSGVASGPLSFLELFDRTTEVIKQGGMRRGANMGILEASHPDVMDFVRAKTEQGRLGNFNISVGVTDRFLRAVRDDGSWDLVNPRTGETVRTLPARELWRLLVDSAWRTGDPGLVFLDRIEEDNPTPHLGRLRSTNPCVTGDTWVLTDQGPRQVGRVAGLPLNVVVDGRVWRTEEEGFFPTGVRPVLRLVTREGYSLRLTGDHPVCRVVRCSRSSLKTRWTPAGDLKRGDRVLVNDHRSFPGWAGEYGEGEGYLLGLLVGDGTLKKDKAVLSVWSKEEDPQAQEGIRQIMQRARACAVRLGARRDFRGWMAVEGRGEYRLSTAALRRVAEDLGMGPGRKGITPELESRTSSSFVQGFLRGLFDADGSVQGTLAKGISLRLSQSDLPLLEGVQRLLLRLGIGSRIYRNRRSGGSKGLPDGRGGVREYTTKPQHELVVVRENLDLFWLRVGFGDSRKASALRRRLEGRRRLPYRERFLATVEELVPEGDAEVFDVRVPGCHAFDANGFLVHNCGEQPLLPYESCNLGSINLVRMADEAGELDWEKLDRTVRHAVRFLDDVIDANCYPLPEIAQRTRASRKIGLGIMGWADLLFLRRLRYGSPESLVLAGELMGFIRAVGHEASEALGEERGAFPAWEGSLHQRQGRRLRNATVTTLAPTGTISLLAGCSSGIEPAFSLALRRRAFESDTLVLLNPVFQRDLAILGEPGKDILARVLESGSLEGTDVPLWMKQTYVTAHEVSLEDHVRTQAAFQAHTDNGVSKTVNLPHEAGADQVERAFLLAHETGCKGITVYRDRCKETQVLYQGTGEVPSPGVPTKPKRRPAALTGSTVKVRTSFGNLYLTLNRLEGKPFELFATLGKSGRDTQAHTEALGRLVSLALRSGVPVRDVVGQLKGIGGSQPVFEGDGMVLSLPDAIAQGIERVLGETVEVSSGDMCPSCGAPLVHAEGCLRCVSCDYSKCL, from the coding sequence ATGACCCGTCCCGTCCCCGACCTGGGGGAGAACGCCCTGAAGGTTCTGGAAAAGCGCTACCTGCGCCGGGACGAAGCGGGCAACCTCGCGGAGACCCCGGAAGGGCTGTTTGTGCGGGTGGCGGAGGCGGTGGCGGCCCCGGAGGCCGCCCACGGAGGGGACCCGAAGGCTTGGGCGGAGGTCTTCTACGGCCTCATGGCCCGGGGGGATTTTCTGCCCAACAGCCCCACCCTGATGAACGCCGGGACCCCCCTGGGGCAGCTTTCCGCCTGCTTCGTCCTCCCCGTGGGGGACAGCATGGAGGAGATCTTCGACGCTCTGAAGCACACCGCCCTGGTCCACAAGAGCGGGGGCGGCACGGGGTTCGACTTCTCCGACCTCCGTCCCGCGGGGGACCGGGTGCGCAGCACCTCCGGAGTGGCCTCGGGTCCCCTTTCCTTTCTGGAACTCTTCGACCGGACCACCGAGGTGATCAAGCAGGGAGGCATGCGCCGGGGGGCCAACATGGGAATCCTGGAGGCCTCCCACCCCGACGTGATGGACTTCGTCCGCGCCAAGACCGAGCAGGGACGGCTGGGGAACTTCAACATCTCCGTGGGGGTGACGGACCGGTTCCTTCGGGCGGTTCGAGACGACGGTTCCTGGGACCTGGTGAACCCCCGGACGGGGGAGACGGTGCGGACCCTTCCGGCCCGGGAGCTGTGGCGCCTTCTGGTGGACAGCGCCTGGCGCACCGGAGACCCGGGGCTGGTGTTCCTGGACCGGATCGAGGAGGACAACCCCACCCCCCACCTGGGAAGGCTCCGCTCCACGAACCCTTGCGTGACCGGGGATACCTGGGTCCTGACGGACCAGGGGCCTCGACAGGTGGGCCGGGTTGCGGGGCTCCCCCTGAACGTGGTGGTGGACGGGCGGGTCTGGAGGACGGAGGAAGAGGGTTTTTTCCCCACGGGGGTGCGCCCGGTGCTTCGTCTCGTCACCCGGGAAGGCTACAGCCTTCGCCTCACCGGGGATCATCCGGTCTGCCGGGTGGTTCGGTGCTCCCGATCCTCCCTGAAGACCCGTTGGACTCCTGCGGGGGACCTCAAGAGAGGGGATCGGGTCCTGGTGAACGACCATCGGTCTTTCCCGGGCTGGGCGGGGGAATATGGGGAGGGGGAGGGGTACCTCCTGGGACTGCTGGTGGGGGATGGGACCCTCAAAAAAGACAAGGCGGTCCTGTCCGTCTGGTCGAAGGAGGAGGATCCCCAGGCACAGGAAGGGATCCGGCAGATCATGCAAAGGGCTCGGGCTTGTGCCGTCCGACTGGGGGCCCGGCGGGATTTCCGGGGGTGGATGGCCGTGGAGGGACGGGGGGAGTATCGACTCTCCACCGCCGCGTTGAGGAGGGTCGCGGAGGATCTGGGGATGGGGCCGGGCAGGAAGGGCATCACCCCGGAGCTGGAATCTCGTACCTCCTCCTCCTTTGTCCAGGGTTTTCTGCGGGGCCTTTTCGACGCGGACGGGTCCGTTCAGGGAACCCTGGCCAAGGGGATTTCCCTGCGCCTGTCGCAGAGCGACCTGCCCCTCCTGGAGGGGGTGCAGAGGCTTCTGCTTCGCTTGGGTATCGGGAGCCGGATCTACCGCAACCGAAGAAGCGGGGGTTCCAAGGGTCTTCCCGACGGCAGGGGCGGGGTGCGGGAGTATACCACGAAGCCCCAGCACGAGCTGGTGGTCGTCAGGGAGAATCTGGACCTGTTCTGGCTTCGCGTGGGGTTCGGAGATTCCCGGAAGGCATCGGCCCTCCGGCGTCGGCTGGAGGGCCGAAGGCGCCTTCCCTACCGGGAGCGTTTTCTGGCTACGGTGGAAGAACTGGTGCCGGAGGGGGACGCGGAGGTCTTCGACGTCCGAGTCCCGGGGTGTCATGCCTTCGACGCCAACGGTTTTCTGGTGCACAACTGCGGCGAACAGCCCCTGCTCCCCTACGAGAGCTGCAACCTGGGATCCATCAACCTGGTGCGCATGGCCGACGAGGCGGGGGAGCTGGACTGGGAGAAGCTGGACCGCACGGTGCGCCACGCGGTGCGCTTCCTGGACGACGTCATCGACGCCAACTGCTACCCCCTGCCGGAGATCGCCCAACGGACCCGGGCCAGCCGCAAGATCGGTCTGGGCATCATGGGGTGGGCGGACCTGCTGTTTCTGCGGCGGCTGCGCTACGGTTCCCCGGAGTCCCTGGTCCTGGCGGGGGAACTGATGGGGTTCATCCGCGCCGTGGGTCACGAGGCCAGCGAGGCCCTGGGGGAGGAGCGGGGGGCCTTCCCCGCCTGGGAGGGGAGCCTGCACCAGCGGCAGGGGCGGCGGCTGCGCAACGCCACCGTGACCACCCTGGCCCCCACGGGGACCATCTCCCTCCTGGCGGGGTGCTCCAGCGGCATCGAGCCGGCCTTCTCCCTGGCCCTGCGCCGCCGGGCCTTCGAGAGCGACACCCTGGTGCTGCTGAACCCCGTGTTCCAACGGGACCTGGCGATCCTGGGGGAACCGGGGAAGGACATCCTGGCCCGGGTGTTGGAGTCCGGGAGCCTGGAGGGGACGGATGTTCCCCTGTGGATGAAGCAGACCTACGTCACCGCTCACGAGGTGTCCCTGGAGGACCACGTGCGCACCCAGGCGGCCTTCCAGGCCCACACGGACAACGGCGTGAGCAAGACGGTGAACCTGCCCCACGAGGCGGGGGCGGATCAGGTGGAGAGGGCGTTTCTCCTGGCCCACGAGACGGGGTGCAAGGGGATCACGGTCTACCGGGACCGGTGCAAGGAGACGCAGGTGCTTTACCAGGGCACGGGGGAGGTCCCCTCTCCCGGGGTCCCGACGAAGCCGAAGCGGCGTCCCGCCGCCCTGACGGGGAGCACCGTGAAGGTGCGCACCAGTTTCGGGAACCTGTACCTGACCCTGAACCGCCTGGAGGGGAAACCCTTCGAGCTCTTCGCCACCCTGGGCAAGTCAGGCCGGGACACCCAGGCCCACACGGAGGCCCTGGGACGGCTGGTCTCCCTGGCCCTGCGGAGCGGGGTCCCGGTGCGGGACGTGGTGGGGCAGCTCAAGGGCATCGGGGGCAGCCAGCCGGTCTTCGAGGGGGACGGGATGGTCCTGAGCCTTCCCGACGCCATCGCTCAGGGGATCGAACGGGTTCTGGGGGAGACGGTGGAGGTTTCCTCCGGGGACATGTGTCCCTCCTGCGGGGCCCCGCTGGTCCATGCGGAGGGGTGTCTGCGCTGTGTCTCCTGCGATTACTCCAAGTGCCTGTAA
- a CDS encoding efflux RND transporter periplasmic adaptor subunit codes for MTPRLRRRPGSLFSAGRAVVYGTTVLLIVAGWIWAYGAYMRHYREMNPEIAWVVPWVHRDLVPLKGVLLWNETVLVAPGTGVVRYPLSAGPVKVARGAVVATVNGVAVRAPSQGIFLAAVDGKEGRWRYPLLWPGQDELPPAPPVRWFRDGQTLKGRAPLGKVVLQPQEIRLLGYLDLVGTIPKGLEDRRLAIRRDPDDTGSMGEVRVYENLGARSKLYLGLPWITPDLVRSRGIVLQVEAGQMEGVAVPETALTTRQGRRGVFSVRGAQAVFQKVEGKPIGGGRFLVNQGLSLGDAVIVEGAHAREGRVQLW; via the coding sequence ATGACCCCTCGGCTTCGGCGTCGCCCCGGGAGCCTCTTCTCTGCGGGGCGGGCGGTGGTCTACGGGACGACGGTGCTTCTCATCGTGGCGGGCTGGATCTGGGCCTACGGGGCCTACATGCGCCACTACCGGGAGATGAACCCGGAGATCGCCTGGGTGGTCCCCTGGGTGCACCGGGACCTGGTGCCCCTCAAGGGGGTTCTCCTGTGGAACGAGACGGTGCTGGTAGCTCCGGGAACCGGCGTGGTGCGCTATCCTCTATCCGCGGGGCCCGTGAAGGTCGCCCGGGGCGCGGTGGTGGCCACGGTGAACGGGGTGGCGGTGCGGGCTCCCTCTCAGGGGATCTTCCTCGCCGCGGTGGACGGCAAGGAGGGACGCTGGCGCTACCCCCTCCTCTGGCCGGGGCAGGACGAACTTCCCCCCGCGCCTCCGGTGCGCTGGTTTCGAGACGGCCAGACCCTGAAGGGGCGGGCTCCCCTGGGGAAGGTGGTGCTTCAACCCCAGGAGATCCGCCTGCTGGGATACCTGGACCTGGTGGGGACCATCCCCAAGGGACTGGAGGACCGTCGTCTGGCCATCCGAAGGGACCCCGACGACACGGGGTCGATGGGGGAGGTCCGGGTCTACGAAAACCTCGGGGCACGGTCGAAACTCTACCTGGGGCTGCCCTGGATCACCCCGGATCTGGTGCGGAGCCGGGGCATCGTCCTGCAGGTGGAGGCCGGGCAGATGGAAGGGGTGGCGGTGCCCGAGACGGCCCTCACCACCCGACAGGGCCGCCGGGGGGTCTTCTCGGTCCGGGGGGCCCAGGCGGTGTTCCAGAAGGTGGAGGGCAAACCCATCGGGGGCGGACGGTTTCTGGTGAACCAGGGGCTCTCCTTGGGGGATGCGGTGATCGTGGAGGGGGCCCACGCCCGGGAAGGAAGGGTTCAACTGTGGTGA
- a CDS encoding YggS family pyridoxal phosphate-dependent enzyme produces MTSVRENVERVRERIARAALRAGRDPSEIRLAAVTKRHPAEAVLQAAACGVDWIAENRVQEAQGKRENCPGVTVPWCLVGHLQRNKVRKALEVFDAIHTVDSQELAVSMERVLEEGQRTGVPVLLEVNVSGEAAKSGVSPEGAEALAETVVSRCSRLRLEGLLAVGPLVDDPEAIRGAFRLLGRIAGDLRRQLGLPLATLSMGMSDDFEIAVEEGSTLVRLGTALFGPRLPV; encoded by the coding sequence GTGACCTCGGTTCGGGAGAACGTGGAGAGGGTCCGGGAACGGATTGCCCGGGCGGCGCTGCGAGCGGGGCGAGATCCGTCGGAGATCCGCCTGGCGGCGGTGACGAAACGCCACCCCGCAGAGGCGGTGCTCCAGGCGGCGGCCTGCGGGGTGGACTGGATCGCCGAGAACCGGGTGCAGGAAGCCCAGGGGAAGCGGGAGAACTGCCCCGGCGTGACCGTCCCCTGGTGTCTGGTGGGGCATCTGCAGCGCAACAAGGTTCGCAAGGCCCTGGAGGTCTTCGATGCCATCCACACCGTGGACAGTCAGGAGCTGGCGGTGTCCATGGAGAGGGTCCTGGAGGAAGGGCAGCGCACGGGGGTCCCGGTGCTGCTGGAGGTGAACGTCTCCGGGGAGGCGGCCAAGTCCGGGGTGAGCCCGGAGGGTGCGGAGGCCTTGGCGGAGACGGTGGTCTCCCGGTGCTCCCGCCTCCGTCTGGAGGGGCTTCTGGCGGTGGGGCCTCTGGTGGACGATCCCGAGGCCATCCGGGGGGCCTTCCGCCTGTTGGGGCGGATCGCCGGAGATCTGCGGCGGCAGCTGGGGCTTCCCCTGGCGACCCTTTCCATGGGGATGAGCGACGATTTCGAGATCGCCGTGGAGGAGGGCAGCACCCTGGTTCGCCTGGGCACGGCCCTGTTCGGCCCGAGGCTTCCGGTTTAG
- the sepF gene encoding cell division protein SepF, with product MLRRIGVLLGLSEEPEEAGGDPQTEDREERRARLLREAPAVARMVLCRPSPDRQMREELAGALHQGRMVLVDLRSFDRESGQGLLDFLCGVAFALRGSVVRAAPGLFLASPRRGWVETWIPEDGNEEVGEE from the coding sequence GTGCTGCGCCGCATCGGGGTGCTTCTGGGGCTTTCGGAGGAACCGGAAGAGGCGGGGGGAGATCCCCAGACGGAGGACCGGGAGGAACGACGGGCCCGGCTGCTTCGGGAGGCCCCCGCCGTGGCCCGCATGGTGCTCTGCCGTCCCTCCCCGGATCGACAGATGCGGGAGGAGCTTGCCGGGGCGCTTCACCAGGGGCGCATGGTCCTGGTGGATCTCCGGTCCTTCGACCGGGAGTCCGGCCAGGGTCTTCTGGATTTTCTCTGCGGGGTGGCCTTTGCCCTGAGGGGCTCGGTGGTGCGCGCGGCTCCGGGGCTTTTCCTGGCCTCGCCTCGGCGGGGTTGGGTGGAGACCTGGATCCCTGAGGACGGGAACGAGGAGGTCGGTGAAGAGTGA
- a CDS encoding DivIVA domain-containing protein, with the protein MSELLSPLDVVNQSFRKGFRGYEPGEVDEFLDQVAESLQGYIQKAKDLERSVQVAEDQLKEYRGLKESLQEALILAQRSAEERVRSATAQADAILAEAQAKSERLLQEAEGQVAEMRREMGRLRQVRSQYVAEFKALLLKFDSLLGHQAPAPIPEEDEPREISRDRAPQAVAALTVPEEEP; encoded by the coding sequence GTGAGCGAGCTGCTGAGTCCGCTGGACGTGGTGAATCAGTCCTTCCGGAAGGGGTTTCGGGGTTACGAGCCCGGCGAGGTGGACGAGTTCCTCGATCAGGTGGCGGAGAGTCTCCAGGGGTACATCCAGAAGGCCAAGGACCTGGAGCGATCAGTGCAGGTGGCGGAGGACCAGCTCAAGGAGTATCGCGGGCTGAAGGAATCCCTGCAGGAGGCCCTGATCCTGGCTCAGCGCAGCGCGGAGGAGCGGGTCCGCTCCGCCACGGCCCAGGCCGACGCGATCCTGGCGGAGGCTCAGGCCAAGTCGGAGCGCCTCCTGCAGGAGGCGGAGGGGCAGGTGGCGGAGATGCGCCGGGAGATGGGGCGTCTTCGTCAGGTACGCTCCCAGTACGTGGCGGAGTTCAAGGCCCTGCTCCTGAAGTTCGATTCCCTCCTGGGGCACCAGGCCCCCGCGCCCATCCCGGAGGAGGACGAGCCCCGGGAGATCTCCCGGGATCGCGCTCCCCAGGCGGTGGCGGCACTCACCGTTCCCGAGGAGGAGCCGTGA